One genomic segment of Streptomyces niveus includes these proteins:
- a CDS encoding ABC transporter substrate-binding protein, with translation MKFPRRRSALVGAATVLALVGALAGCGEGGSDTAAGSAPGGAKMTIGVPGIPPIFLNTVMYVGEKQGFFKDRGLDVTLRPLTTGADVGRAVQSGEIQGGIIGTPGAVALRATGGSVVSVMGFPKPTYLLASTDPGITDCEAVKGKTVAVDAVGAPKALALAGMLKSCGLGKNDVSTINVGGPPTVDALVAGQVKVAVLHPDELATVRQKIKSGTEAHEIMTLAGVDPLEHYTVLVAPKSALTGASREQWVDVVAAVRESIAYMNDPANLKEVAAIASGVTKAPDSVTEAAMPKFLSLGVWPKSGDGLDRAAIEHTIEGAVAAGNVPKQKAPTYDDMVDPSVFADATGK, from the coding sequence ATGAAGTTTCCGCGACGCAGGTCCGCCCTGGTCGGTGCGGCCACCGTCCTCGCCCTCGTAGGCGCACTCGCCGGCTGTGGCGAAGGCGGCTCCGACACCGCCGCGGGTTCCGCCCCGGGCGGCGCCAAGATGACCATCGGCGTGCCGGGCATCCCGCCCATCTTCCTCAACACCGTCATGTACGTGGGCGAGAAGCAGGGCTTCTTCAAGGACCGCGGCCTCGACGTCACCCTGCGCCCCCTGACGACCGGCGCCGACGTCGGCCGCGCGGTGCAGAGCGGCGAGATCCAGGGCGGCATCATCGGCACCCCGGGCGCCGTCGCCCTGCGGGCCACCGGCGGCTCGGTCGTCTCCGTGATGGGCTTCCCCAAGCCCACCTACCTGCTGGCCAGCACCGACCCCGGCATCACGGACTGCGAGGCGGTCAAGGGCAAGACGGTGGCGGTGGACGCCGTGGGCGCGCCCAAGGCGCTCGCCCTGGCGGGCATGCTCAAGAGCTGCGGACTCGGCAAGAACGACGTCAGCACGATCAACGTCGGCGGTCCGCCCACGGTCGACGCGCTGGTGGCCGGACAGGTCAAGGTCGCCGTACTGCACCCGGACGAACTCGCCACCGTGCGGCAGAAGATCAAGTCCGGCACCGAGGCCCACGAGATCATGACGCTGGCCGGCGTCGACCCGCTGGAGCACTACACGGTGCTCGTCGCACCCAAGAGCGCGCTGACCGGCGCGTCCCGCGAGCAGTGGGTCGACGTGGTCGCCGCCGTACGCGAGTCCATCGCGTACATGAACGACCCGGCCAACCTCAAGGAGGTCGCGGCCATCGCATCCGGGGTCACGAAGGCGCCGGACAGTGTCACCGAGGCCGCGATGCCGAAGTTCCTCTCCCTCGGCGTCTGGCCGAAGTCGGGCGACGGCCTTGACCGCGCCGCCATCGAGCACACCATCGAGGGCGCCGTCGCGGCGGGCAACGTGCCCAAGCAGAAGGCGCCGACGTACGACGACATGGTCGACCCGTCCGTGTTCGCCGACGCGACGGGCAAGTGA
- a CDS encoding ABC transporter permease, producing the protein MGTPPATSPHPVAPPDTPGTSALPADAVPAAGPPRGRRVVRRLTPLAISAAGLLVGLGLWQWAGQRDPVLFATPGRSLSALATITEDGTLPSALLSSGRLLVVGLALAIVAGVGFGLLLSRARLLRSSTDWLLFALQSVPIVALAPLILSAFGFGLPAKTLVVFLTAVFPITVNTAEGAHRVPTTLLEVARTFRSSEWRIWKDVLLPHTVPYAMTGVRQGIAMAFVGTLAAEFFLNASGVGGLLLAASTQFDSATVLGLTLLVSVLAVALMGCGRAVEGYFARWREVRP; encoded by the coding sequence ATGGGTACGCCCCCGGCCACCTCCCCGCACCCCGTGGCGCCACCCGACACACCCGGCACATCCGCGCTCCCGGCCGATGCGGTGCCGGCCGCGGGCCCGCCACGCGGCCGGCGCGTCGTCCGCCGGCTGACACCGCTCGCCATCTCGGCCGCCGGACTGCTCGTCGGACTCGGGCTCTGGCAGTGGGCGGGCCAACGCGACCCGGTCCTCTTCGCCACACCCGGCCGCTCGCTCTCGGCCCTGGCCACCATCACCGAGGACGGCACACTGCCGAGCGCGCTGCTCTCGTCGGGCCGCCTGCTCGTCGTCGGACTCGCCCTCGCGATCGTCGCCGGGGTCGGATTCGGCCTGCTGCTCTCCCGCGCCCGGCTGCTGCGCAGCAGCACCGACTGGCTGCTGTTCGCCCTCCAGTCCGTTCCGATCGTCGCCCTGGCCCCGCTGATCCTGTCGGCGTTCGGCTTCGGGCTGCCGGCCAAGACGCTGGTGGTCTTCCTGACCGCGGTGTTCCCCATCACCGTCAACACCGCGGAAGGAGCACACCGGGTGCCGACCACCCTGCTCGAAGTCGCCCGCACGTTCCGCAGCAGCGAGTGGCGGATCTGGAAGGACGTCCTGCTGCCGCACACCGTGCCGTACGCCATGACCGGCGTACGGCAGGGCATCGCGATGGCCTTCGTCGGCACCCTCGCCGCCGAGTTCTTCCTCAACGCCAGCGGCGTGGGCGGGCTGTTGCTCGCCGCGAGCACCCAGTTCGACTCGGCCACCGTGCTCGGGCTGACCCTGCTGGTGTCCGTACTGGCCGTCGCCCTGATGGGCTGCGGCCGGGCCGTCGAGGGCTACTTCGCACGGTGGCGGGAGGTGCGGCCATGA
- a CDS encoding ABC transporter permease yields MTPRTMTPKAPAAPPPAAKRPRRRGQGTDPAVGRRADVIGKLTVAALVLAVWELSVRLWLPDYLPTPSGVAGAARPTLTSPEFSTALGETLGGVVLGLLIGCVAGTGLGLAVGRVAWLRHLTSPYVSGLYAMPMLAIVPMATIWLGYSGETRLAVIALSAFLPCVVSTGDGARNVPLQLSELAQMLRLSRPRVVVDVLLPATLPFVVAGVQVAVGRALVGAVAVEFLASLPGLGTFILTNARSFDQDAAFVAVLVLAVLGIAARTGTEAALRRLAPWHLHVNR; encoded by the coding sequence ATGACACCGCGGACCATGACACCGAAGGCGCCCGCCGCGCCCCCGCCCGCCGCGAAGCGGCCCCGCCGCCGGGGTCAGGGCACCGACCCGGCCGTCGGCCGACGCGCCGACGTCATCGGGAAACTGACCGTCGCCGCCCTCGTCCTGGCCGTCTGGGAACTCTCCGTACGGCTCTGGCTGCCCGACTATCTGCCCACCCCCTCCGGCGTCGCCGGGGCCGCCCGGCCGACCCTGACCTCCCCGGAGTTCTCCACGGCGCTCGGCGAGACCCTGGGCGGAGTGGTGCTCGGCCTGCTCATCGGCTGCGTCGCGGGCACCGGACTCGGTCTCGCCGTCGGACGGGTGGCGTGGCTGCGCCATCTGACCTCGCCGTACGTCAGCGGCCTGTACGCCATGCCGATGCTCGCGATCGTCCCCATGGCCACGATCTGGCTCGGCTACTCCGGCGAGACCCGGCTGGCCGTCATCGCGCTCTCGGCGTTCCTGCCGTGCGTGGTCAGCACCGGCGACGGCGCCCGGAACGTACCGCTCCAGCTCTCCGAACTCGCGCAGATGCTGCGGCTGTCCCGCCCCCGGGTGGTGGTCGACGTACTGCTGCCGGCCACCCTCCCGTTCGTCGTCGCCGGCGTTCAGGTCGCCGTCGGCCGGGCGCTGGTCGGCGCGGTGGCCGTCGAATTCCTCGCCAGCCTGCCGGGACTCGGCACGTTCATCCTCACCAACGCCCGCTCGTTCGACCAGGACGCCGCGTTCGTCGCCGTCCTCGTGCTGGCCGTGCTCGGCATCGCCGCACGCACCGGGACCGAGGCGGCGCTGCGCCGGCTCGCGCCCTGGCACCTTCACGTCAACCGCTGA
- a CDS encoding CocE/NonD family hydrolase has translation MPDAGDVRPFRTETVRGMRIEWDVPVEMDDGVVLRADVFRPVTDGPVPVIMTYGPYAKGLPFERGYPSAWKAMARDHPDTVAGTSNTYQNWEVVDPEKWVPDGYACVRVDSRGTGRSPGRVDPFSPRETRDFHDCVEWAGTRDWSNGRVGLNGISYYAMNQWQVASLRPPHLAAICPWEGASDFYRDGSYQGGIRSTFWDNWYDMQVKTVQYGVGETGGRDPNTGLLICGDDLLDAAELAANRTDLGADIAAHPFYDSYHRDRSADWDAIDVPVLSCGNWGGQGLHLRGNVEGFVRAASGAKWLEMHGHAHWPLFYTDYGVDLQKRFFDRYLKDEANGWEDRPAVQLQVRHVDATFTERGEDAWPLPSTRWTKLHLDAAGSSLAAGAPDAAASAEFAALGDGAEFSTPPLTEETEITGPLAARLYVSSSTTDADLFLVVRVYSPTGDEVVFQGALDPHTPVAQGWLRASRRRLDPELSTAHRPYHLHDRAEPLEPGEVYALDIEILPTCLVVPAGYRIALQVRGRDYVYPGPSARLSNLKNDLTGCGPFLHNDDRDRVAGTYDGHTTVHTGGDHASYLLLPVIPGAE, from the coding sequence ATGCCCGACGCCGGTGACGTACGGCCGTTCCGGACCGAGACCGTCCGCGGCATGCGGATCGAGTGGGACGTGCCCGTCGAGATGGACGACGGAGTCGTCCTGCGCGCGGACGTGTTCCGCCCGGTGACCGACGGACCGGTACCGGTGATCATGACGTACGGCCCGTACGCGAAGGGCCTGCCCTTCGAGCGCGGCTACCCCAGCGCGTGGAAGGCCATGGCGCGGGACCACCCCGACACCGTGGCCGGCACCTCGAACACCTACCAGAACTGGGAAGTCGTCGACCCGGAGAAGTGGGTGCCGGACGGCTACGCGTGCGTGCGCGTCGACTCGCGCGGGACCGGCCGTTCACCGGGCCGCGTCGACCCGTTCTCGCCGCGCGAGACCCGCGACTTCCACGACTGCGTCGAATGGGCGGGCACCCGCGACTGGAGCAACGGCCGTGTCGGCCTCAACGGCATCTCCTACTACGCGATGAACCAGTGGCAGGTCGCGTCGCTGCGGCCCCCGCACCTCGCCGCTATCTGCCCGTGGGAGGGCGCGTCGGACTTCTACCGCGACGGCTCCTACCAAGGAGGCATCCGCTCCACGTTCTGGGACAACTGGTACGACATGCAGGTCAAGACCGTGCAGTACGGCGTCGGTGAGACCGGTGGCCGTGACCCGAACACAGGGCTGCTCATCTGCGGCGACGACCTCCTCGACGCGGCCGAACTCGCCGCCAACCGCACCGACCTCGGTGCCGACATCGCCGCGCACCCCTTCTACGACAGCTACCACCGGGACCGCTCGGCCGACTGGGACGCCATCGACGTCCCCGTACTGAGCTGCGGAAACTGGGGCGGACAGGGCCTGCATCTGCGGGGCAACGTCGAGGGGTTCGTACGGGCGGCGTCCGGCGCCAAGTGGCTGGAGATGCACGGTCACGCGCACTGGCCGCTGTTCTACACCGACTACGGCGTCGACCTCCAGAAGAGATTCTTCGACCGCTATCTCAAGGACGAGGCCAACGGCTGGGAGGACCGCCCGGCGGTGCAGTTGCAGGTCCGGCATGTCGACGCGACCTTCACGGAGCGCGGCGAGGACGCGTGGCCGCTGCCGTCCACCCGGTGGACCAAACTCCATCTGGACGCCGCCGGTTCGTCCCTCGCCGCCGGGGCACCGGACGCCGCCGCGTCGGCGGAGTTCGCCGCGCTCGGCGACGGGGCGGAGTTCAGCACCCCGCCTCTCACCGAGGAGACCGAGATCACCGGCCCGCTCGCGGCCCGGCTGTACGTCTCCAGCAGCACCACCGACGCCGACCTGTTCCTCGTCGTACGGGTCTACTCACCCACCGGCGACGAGGTCGTCTTCCAGGGCGCGCTCGACCCGCACACCCCCGTCGCGCAGGGCTGGCTGCGGGCGTCGCGCCGCCGGCTCGACCCCGAACTGTCCACCGCCCACCGCCCCTACCACCTGCACGACCGCGCCGAGCCGCTGGAGCCGGGGGAGGTGTACGCGCTCGACATCGAGATCCTGCCGACCTGTCTGGTCGTCCCGGCCGGGTACCGGATCGCGCTCCAGGTGCGGGGCAGGGACTACGTCTACCCGGGGCCCAGCGCCCGGCTGTCCAACCTGAAGAACGACCTCACCGGCTGTGGGCCGTTCCTGCACAACGACGACCGCGACCGGGTGGCGGGGACGTACGACGGGCACACCACGGTCCACACGGGCGGGGACCACGCGTCGTATCTACTGCTGCCGGTGATTCCGGGGGCCGAATGA
- a CDS encoding molybdopterin oxidoreductase family protein: protein MTDAAVPTHCPYCALQCGMSLRPTADDPGVEVVERADFPVNRGALCGKGRTAPAVLSSRVRLTEPLVRRSAGGPLEPAGWDEALSAVAAGLARTRADHGPDAVGVFGGGGLTNEKAYTLGKFARVVLGTSQIDYNGRFCMSSAAAAHQRAFGLDRGLPFPLADIPRTGCVILVGSNLAETMPPALRYLTELRENGGTLIVVDPRRTRTAEQADLHLAPRPGTDLALALGLLHLVVAQGRTDEAFVRERTTGWPEARAAAMAHWPEHVERVTGVPVPQLREAVRLFCDAPTGMVLTARGPEQQSKGTDTVGAWINLCLATGRAGRPLSGYGCLTGQGNGQGGREHGQKADQLPGYRKLTDPAAREHVARVWGVDPDALPGPGRSAYELLDALGGDVKALLLMGSNPVVSAPRAAHIEGRLRSLDFLAVADVVLSETAALADVVLPVAQWAEETGTTTSLEGRVLLRRRALSPPAGVRSDLRVLHGLAELLGHEKGFPADPEEVFEELRRASEGGPADYSGITYRRIAAEDGVFWPCPGESHPGTPRLFLDRFATDDGRARFVPVVHRPAAEETDAEYPVLLTTGRVVSQYQSGAQTRRVDELNAAAPGPFVELHPRLAERLGVAEGDRLAVVSRRGRAVAPARITTAIRADTVFMPFHWPGEGRANNLTNPALDPTSRMPEFKVCAVRVEREETLGD, encoded by the coding sequence ATGACCGATGCCGCCGTCCCGACCCACTGCCCCTACTGCGCGCTGCAGTGCGGAATGAGCCTGCGGCCCACGGCGGACGACCCGGGTGTCGAGGTCGTCGAGCGCGCCGACTTCCCCGTCAACCGGGGCGCGCTCTGCGGCAAGGGCCGTACGGCGCCCGCCGTGCTGTCCTCGCGGGTACGGCTCACCGAACCGCTCGTGCGGCGGTCGGCGGGCGGCCCTCTCGAACCGGCCGGCTGGGACGAGGCGCTGAGCGCCGTCGCCGCCGGGCTCGCGCGGACGCGGGCGGACCACGGGCCGGACGCGGTGGGCGTCTTCGGCGGGGGCGGGCTGACCAACGAGAAGGCGTACACGCTCGGCAAGTTCGCCCGCGTGGTGCTCGGTACCTCGCAGATCGACTACAACGGGCGGTTCTGCATGTCGTCGGCGGCGGCCGCGCACCAGCGGGCGTTCGGGCTCGACCGGGGGCTGCCGTTCCCGCTCGCCGACATCCCGCGTACGGGGTGTGTGATCCTCGTCGGTTCCAATCTCGCCGAGACCATGCCGCCCGCGCTGCGGTATCTGACCGAACTGCGCGAGAACGGCGGCACGTTGATCGTCGTCGATCCGCGCAGGACCAGGACCGCCGAACAGGCGGATCTCCATCTGGCGCCCCGGCCCGGCACCGATCTCGCCCTGGCTCTGGGGCTGTTGCACCTGGTGGTGGCCCAGGGCCGGACGGACGAGGCGTTCGTACGGGAGCGTACGACCGGCTGGCCGGAGGCCAGGGCGGCGGCGATGGCGCACTGGCCGGAGCACGTCGAACGGGTCACCGGGGTCCCCGTGCCCCAACTCCGTGAGGCGGTCCGGCTGTTCTGCGACGCGCCGACGGGCATGGTCCTCACGGCGCGCGGGCCCGAGCAGCAGTCCAAGGGCACCGACACCGTGGGCGCCTGGATCAACCTCTGCCTCGCGACCGGGCGCGCGGGCCGGCCGCTGTCCGGCTACGGCTGTCTCACCGGCCAGGGCAACGGTCAGGGCGGGCGTGAACACGGCCAGAAGGCGGACCAGTTGCCCGGCTACCGGAAGCTGACCGACCCGGCAGCGCGGGAGCATGTCGCGCGGGTGTGGGGCGTCGATCCCGACGCACTGCCCGGTCCGGGGCGCAGCGCGTACGAACTGCTCGACGCGCTCGGCGGCGACGTGAAGGCACTGCTGCTGATGGGTTCGAACCCGGTCGTCTCGGCGCCGCGCGCCGCGCACATCGAGGGGCGGCTGCGGTCACTGGACTTCCTGGCGGTGGCGGACGTGGTGCTCTCGGAGACGGCGGCGCTCGCCGATGTCGTGCTGCCCGTGGCGCAGTGGGCGGAGGAGACGGGGACCACGACCAGTCTGGAGGGGCGGGTTCTGCTGCGGCGCAGGGCGCTCAGTCCGCCGGCGGGCGTACGGAGCGATCTGCGGGTGCTGCACGGACTCGCGGAACTGCTCGGTCACGAGAAGGGGTTCCCGGCCGATCCCGAGGAGGTCTTCGAGGAGCTGCGGCGGGCGTCGGAGGGCGGTCCGGCCGACTACTCGGGGATCACCTACCGGCGGATCGCGGCGGAGGACGGGGTGTTCTGGCCGTGCCCCGGGGAGAGTCACCCCGGCACGCCCCGGCTCTTCCTCGACCGGTTCGCCACGGACGACGGGCGGGCCCGCTTCGTGCCCGTCGTCCACCGGCCGGCCGCCGAGGAGACGGACGCTGAGTATCCGGTGCTGCTCACGACGGGGCGGGTCGTCTCGCAGTACCAGTCGGGTGCGCAGACCCGGCGCGTCGACGAGTTGAACGCCGCCGCGCCGGGTCCCTTCGTGGAGCTGCACCCACGGCTCGCCGAGCGGCTCGGGGTGGCCGAGGGTGACCGGCTCGCCGTGGTGTCGCGACGGGGCCGGGCGGTCGCGCCCGCGCGGATCACGACGGCGATCCGCGCGGACACGGTCTTCATGCCGTTCCACTGGCCGGGCGAGGGCCGGGCGAACAACCTGACGAACCCGGCGCTCGATCCGACGTCGAGGATGCCCGAGTTCAAGGTGTGCGCGGTGCGCGTGGAGCGCGAGGAGACCCTGGGTGACTAG
- a CDS encoding SanA/YdcF family protein: MPKMSRLRKARLTRSREARARLRLPARLRELRLRLPSVRLPRTRRGQRRGAQAVMLGCVLALTPATWMYTTADAHIRSVADVPARDVAVVFGAGLRDGAPTPYLAHRLDAAAELYEGGKVKVVLVTGDNSREEYDEPDAMRTYLTARGVPDGRIVSDYAGFDTWDSCVRAKKIFGVERAVLVTQGFHVRRAVALCRAAGVDSYGVGVAERRDVTWYYGGVRELAAAGKAALDTVTRPDPHFLGPRETGVTEALASGGP, encoded by the coding sequence ATGCCGAAGATGTCACGGCTGCGGAAGGCGCGGCTTACGCGATCGCGCGAGGCACGGGCGCGGCTGCGGTTGCCGGCGCGGTTGCGCGAGCTGCGGTTGCGGCTGCCCTCCGTACGGCTGCCGAGGACACGGCGGGGACAACGGCGCGGCGCGCAGGCCGTCATGCTCGGCTGCGTACTGGCGCTGACGCCCGCCACCTGGATGTACACGACCGCCGACGCCCACATCCGTTCCGTCGCCGACGTGCCCGCGCGGGACGTCGCCGTCGTGTTCGGGGCCGGTCTGCGCGACGGCGCGCCGACGCCGTATCTGGCACACCGCCTCGACGCCGCAGCCGAGCTGTACGAGGGCGGAAAGGTGAAGGTCGTCCTCGTCACCGGGGACAACAGCCGCGAGGAGTACGACGAACCGGACGCCATGCGCACGTATCTGACGGCGCGTGGGGTGCCGGACGGCCGGATCGTCAGCGATTACGCCGGCTTCGACACCTGGGACTCCTGCGTCCGGGCCAAGAAGATCTTCGGCGTCGAGCGGGCGGTGCTGGTGACACAGGGTTTCCATGTACGGCGCGCGGTCGCGCTCTGCCGGGCGGCGGGCGTCGACTCCTACGGCGTCGGTGTCGCCGAGCGGCGCGACGTGACCTGGTACTACGGCGGGGTCCGGGAGCTGGCCGCGGCGGGGAAGGCGGCGCTCGACACGGTGACGCGGCCCGATCCGCACTTCCTGGGCCCACGGGAGACGGGTGTGACGGAGGCGCTGGCGAGCGGCGGGCCGTGA
- a CDS encoding deoxyguanosinetriphosphate triphosphohydrolase codes for MEGITAPHDGSPYDEADTRRFSAEPDKRPGRTAFQRDRARVLHSSALRRLAGKTQVVTPGSQSQEWDASPRTRLTHSLECAQVGRELGAALGCDPDLVETACLSHDMGHPPFGHNGEQVLNDFAKDCGGFEGNAQSLRLLTRIEPKRFVRADSVTPDVTTPGAEAAVEAGAAADGGARLVSVGLNLTRAVLDAATKYPWPQGAHPSDPDSVKFGVYEDDLPVFEWARRGAPPNRTCFEAQVMDWADDVAYSVHDFEDGLHAGHVDPGALLSTPECDEIWAVAIGRYVPHDTDPDQLAAALDRLMAQEWWPHGYDGTAVAQARLKDATSQLIGRFCLAAEGATRARYGTGRLTRYGASLVVPREARDECAVLKAVAHRYVMQRADQESLRADQRIVLAELAWTLTARAPEGLDPQFRALFETATDDRARKRVIVDQIASLTDAAARSLHTALTGRT; via the coding sequence ATGGAAGGCATCACCGCACCTCACGACGGCAGCCCCTACGACGAGGCGGACACCCGGCGCTTCTCGGCCGAGCCCGACAAGCGCCCCGGCCGCACCGCCTTTCAGCGCGACCGCGCACGCGTCCTGCACTCCTCCGCCCTGCGCCGTCTCGCCGGCAAGACCCAGGTCGTGACACCCGGCTCGCAGAGCCAGGAGTGGGACGCCAGCCCGCGCACCCGGCTGACCCACTCCCTGGAGTGCGCTCAGGTCGGCCGCGAACTCGGCGCCGCGCTCGGCTGCGACCCGGACCTCGTGGAGACGGCGTGCCTCTCGCACGACATGGGCCATCCGCCGTTCGGCCACAACGGCGAACAGGTGCTGAACGACTTCGCCAAGGACTGCGGCGGCTTCGAGGGCAACGCCCAGTCGCTGCGGCTGCTCACCCGTATCGAGCCCAAGCGCTTCGTCCGCGCCGACTCGGTGACCCCCGATGTCACCACGCCCGGCGCCGAGGCCGCGGTCGAGGCCGGGGCGGCGGCCGACGGCGGTGCCCGTCTCGTCAGCGTCGGCCTCAACCTCACCCGCGCCGTCCTGGACGCCGCGACGAAGTACCCCTGGCCACAGGGCGCACACCCCTCCGACCCGGACTCGGTGAAGTTCGGCGTGTACGAGGACGACCTGCCGGTCTTCGAATGGGCCAGGCGCGGCGCGCCGCCGAACCGCACCTGCTTCGAGGCCCAGGTCATGGACTGGGCCGACGACGTCGCCTACTCCGTCCACGACTTCGAGGACGGCCTGCACGCCGGCCACGTCGACCCCGGTGCGCTGCTCTCCACCCCCGAATGCGACGAGATCTGGGCGGTCGCGATCGGCCGCTACGTACCGCACGACACCGACCCGGACCAACTCGCCGCCGCGCTCGACCGCCTCATGGCCCAGGAGTGGTGGCCGCACGGCTACGACGGGACGGCCGTCGCGCAGGCCCGGCTCAAGGACGCCACCAGCCAGCTCATCGGCCGGTTCTGTCTCGCCGCCGAGGGCGCGACCCGGGCGCGGTACGGCACCGGACGGCTCACCCGGTACGGCGCCTCGCTGGTCGTCCCGCGCGAGGCGCGCGACGAGTGCGCCGTACTCAAGGCCGTCGCCCACCGCTATGTGATGCAGCGCGCCGACCAGGAATCCCTCCGCGCGGACCAGCGCATCGTCCTCGCCGAACTCGCCTGGACGCTGACGGCCCGCGCGCCCGAAGGGCTCGACCCGCAGTTCCGCGCGCTCTTCGAGACCGCGACCGACGACCGCGCCCGCAAGCGCGTGATCGTCGACCAGATCGCCTCTCTTACGGATGCCGCGGCGCGCTCCCTCCACACGGCCCTCACGGGACGCACCTGA
- a CDS encoding NAD(P)/FAD-dependent oxidoreductase, whose amino-acid sequence MVDAHRTFVIVGGGLAGAKAAETLRSDGFTGRVIVIGDEGDHPYERPPLSKGFLLGKEERDSVFVHEPAWYARHHVELHLGQTVTGIDRDTRCVHLGDGTSVRYDKLLLTTGSEPRRLDIPGTDLAGVHHLRRLAHSDRLRHVLTALGRDNGHLVIAGGGWIGLEVAAAARGYGAEVTVVEPRPTPLYDVIGPELGQLFTELHGEHGVRFHFGARLTEIVGQDGMVLSVRTDDGEEHMAHDVLAAIGAAPRTGLAEAAGLDLVGREQGGGIAVDLALRTSDPDIYAAGDVASVPFSLPGTDLPTDRLRVEHWANALNGGPAAARSMLGRDVTYDRLPYFFSDQYDLGLEYSGWAPPGSYDQVVVRGDAGKREFIAYWLKDRRVLAGMNVNVWDVTGDIQRLIRSGARQDLDALADPTVPLDTLGT is encoded by the coding sequence GTGGTCGACGCACATCGGACATTCGTCATCGTCGGTGGTGGGCTCGCCGGGGCGAAGGCCGCGGAAACCCTCCGTTCCGACGGATTCACCGGCCGAGTGATCGTCATCGGGGACGAGGGAGACCACCCCTACGAACGCCCCCCGCTGTCCAAGGGCTTCCTCCTCGGTAAGGAGGAACGCGACAGCGTCTTCGTCCACGAGCCCGCCTGGTACGCCCGGCATCACGTGGAGCTCCACCTCGGCCAGACGGTCACCGGGATCGACCGCGACACCCGCTGCGTCCACCTCGGCGACGGCACCTCCGTGCGCTACGACAAACTGCTCCTGACCACCGGCTCCGAACCGCGCCGCCTCGACATCCCCGGCACCGACCTCGCCGGCGTCCACCATCTGCGCAGGCTCGCCCACTCCGACCGGCTGCGCCACGTCCTCACCGCCCTCGGCCGCGACAACGGCCATCTCGTCATCGCCGGCGGCGGCTGGATCGGCCTGGAGGTCGCCGCCGCCGCGCGCGGGTACGGGGCCGAGGTCACCGTCGTCGAGCCGCGGCCGACACCTCTTTACGACGTCATCGGCCCGGAGCTGGGACAGCTCTTCACCGAACTGCACGGCGAGCACGGCGTACGGTTCCACTTCGGCGCCCGCCTCACCGAGATCGTCGGCCAGGACGGCATGGTCCTCTCCGTCCGTACGGACGACGGCGAGGAGCACATGGCGCACGACGTGCTCGCCGCGATCGGAGCCGCCCCCCGCACGGGTCTCGCCGAGGCGGCCGGGCTCGACCTCGTGGGGCGCGAGCAGGGCGGCGGCATCGCCGTCGACCTGGCGCTGCGTACCTCCGACCCGGACATCTACGCGGCGGGCGACGTCGCCTCCGTCCCCTTCTCGCTGCCCGGCACCGATCTGCCGACGGACAGGCTGCGCGTCGAGCACTGGGCCAACGCGCTCAACGGCGGCCCCGCCGCCGCCCGCTCGATGCTGGGCCGGGACGTGACGTACGACCGGCTCCCGTACTTCTTCTCCGACCAGTACGACCTGGGCCTGGAGTACTCGGGCTGGGCGCCGCCCGGCAGCTACGACCAGGTGGTGGTGCGCGGCGACGCCGGAAAGCGCGAGTTCATCGCCTACTGGCTCAAGGACCGCCGGGTGCTCGCGGGGATGAACGTCAACGTGTGGGACGTCACCGGCGACATCCAGCGGCTCATCCGCTCCGGCGCCCGGCAGGACCTCGACGCGCTCGCCGACCCCACGGTGCCGCTGGACACACTCGGCACCTGA